The following are encoded together in the Candidatus Rokuibacteriota bacterium genome:
- a CDS encoding class I SAM-dependent methyltransferase: MPRTEFWTDRTVGWYARALARSDFAAKVVAAIGPALAGCRDALDVGAGCGALALPLAQRLERVTALEPSPAMARGLRQAAAAAGLGNVTVVEAAWGEVDVAPHDLVVCAHVGELLKAGSAFLAATPALTRRLLVLVRDAPRAEDQDKFFYRELYPALLGRVYEHRSHASETLAGLRAVGIEPRVTTIEYSSDQPFEDLDEACDFWMTYMGLEGQPPRDYLKGFLSERLVKTDGKWRAPFRKTAVLFIWSPGHPVRRPGRPG, from the coding sequence ATGCCACGTACCGAGTTCTGGACCGACCGCACCGTGGGCTGGTACGCCCGCGCCCTGGCGCGGAGCGACTTCGCCGCCAAGGTGGTCGCCGCCATCGGGCCCGCCCTCGCTGGCTGCCGTGACGCCCTCGACGTCGGCGCTGGCTGCGGCGCGCTGGCGCTGCCCCTGGCGCAGCGCCTCGAGCGCGTGACGGCGCTTGAGCCCTCGCCGGCCATGGCGCGAGGGCTCAGGCAGGCCGCTGCCGCGGCGGGGCTCGGCAACGTCACCGTCGTGGAGGCGGCGTGGGGAGAGGTCGACGTGGCGCCCCACGACCTCGTGGTCTGCGCCCATGTGGGCGAGCTGCTGAAGGCCGGCTCGGCCTTTCTCGCCGCCACGCCGGCCCTGACCCGCCGGCTCCTCGTTCTGGTGAGGGACGCGCCCCGGGCAGAGGACCAGGACAAGTTCTTCTACCGGGAGCTGTACCCGGCGCTGCTCGGCCGGGTCTACGAGCACCGCTCGCATGCCAGCGAGACGCTGGCGGGGCTCCGGGCCGTCGGCATAGAGCCCCGAGTGACGACCATCGAGTACTCCTCGGACCAGCCCTTCGAGGACCTCGACGAGGCCTGCGACTTCTGGATGACCTACATGGGGCTGGAGGGACAGCCGCCCCGGGACTACCTCAAGGGATTTCTGAGTGAGCGTCTCGTAAAGACTGACGGCAAGTGGAGAGCGCCGTTCAGAAAGACAGCCGTGCTCTTCATCTGGTCACCAGGTCACCCCGTGCGGCGTCCCGGGCGGCCCGGATGA
- the nrfD gene encoding polysulfide reductase NrfD, giving the protein MERPTFRGSQLPDPLACLKSESSPGPRGRECCLPLIGGRKVYSLLLGFTLAIFLHSLPARVGLASARIGDHVTCALFLVNFIFFIGAGAGAIVVGTMAHALGGERARPVARIAELGAMSSLLVATVFLALDLGQLGHFWHLLSGIRFTRVPGFHLMILATYLANALALGYLATRADLLLSLAPRLPARMVYRLVALGLALAYTTPARGPTLGQLTVILVPAVVLLHSVPAWIIGLLDAELGAYAVAVAALFYVSSLASSLALVVVTAVVSRAFLGFQVSEHIILGLGRVLLLLVPILGYSLFLEMQLVIATREPAGAHLFAELVRGAYAPFFWFALLGGVMAPFFLLAQPRGPTTARIGLAALLVVVAVLVERWSLVITTALGHAHPLYGNGGYAPRPFEVLATLAVYAIGLLAWVLLGRTAPPSEPAISR; this is encoded by the coding sequence ATGGAGCGTCCCACCTTCAGGGGCTCGCAGCTGCCTGACCCGCTCGCCTGCCTCAAGTCCGAGTCGTCGCCCGGGCCCCGGGGACGGGAATGCTGTCTCCCCTTGATCGGCGGCCGGAAGGTATACTCGCTGCTCCTCGGATTCACGCTGGCGATCTTCCTCCACTCCCTTCCCGCGAGAGTGGGGCTGGCCTCCGCGCGGATCGGCGATCACGTGACCTGCGCACTCTTCCTCGTCAACTTCATCTTCTTCATTGGAGCCGGGGCGGGGGCCATCGTCGTCGGGACGATGGCGCACGCCCTCGGAGGTGAGCGGGCAAGGCCGGTGGCCCGTATCGCCGAGTTGGGCGCGATGTCGAGCCTGCTCGTGGCGACGGTCTTTCTCGCGCTGGACCTGGGTCAGCTCGGACATTTCTGGCACCTCCTGAGCGGGATCCGCTTCACCCGGGTCCCGGGCTTCCACCTGATGATCCTCGCCACGTACCTGGCCAACGCCCTCGCCCTCGGCTACCTCGCCACCCGCGCGGACCTGCTTCTCTCGCTCGCGCCGCGGCTGCCAGCACGCATGGTCTACCGGCTGGTGGCGCTCGGCCTCGCCCTCGCGTACACGACCCCGGCGCGCGGGCCGACCCTCGGCCAGCTCACCGTGATCCTCGTCCCGGCGGTCGTGCTCCTGCATTCGGTCCCGGCCTGGATCATCGGCCTCCTGGACGCCGAGCTCGGGGCGTACGCTGTCGCCGTCGCGGCCCTGTTCTACGTCTCCTCCCTGGCCTCCAGCCTGGCGCTCGTCGTCGTCACCGCGGTCGTGAGTCGGGCGTTCCTCGGGTTCCAGGTGAGCGAGCACATCATCCTCGGGCTGGGACGCGTTCTTCTCCTCCTCGTCCCGATCCTGGGGTATAGCCTCTTCCTCGAAATGCAGCTGGTCATCGCGACGCGGGAGCCGGCGGGTGCCCATCTCTTCGCGGAGCTGGTGAGAGGCGCCTATGCCCCGTTCTTCTGGTTTGCGCTCCTGGGAGGGGTGATGGCTCCGTTCTTCCTGCTCGCGCAGCCACGGGGTCCGACGACAGCCCGGATCGGGCTCGCGGCCCTCCTGGTCGTGGTGGCCGTACTGGTCGAGCGATGGAGCTTGGTCATCACGACGGCCCTCGGCCACGCACACCCGCTCTACGGCAACGGGGGGTACGCGCCGAGACCGTTCGAGGTCCTGGCGACGCTGGCGGTCTACGCGATCGGGCTCCTGGCCTGGGTGCTTCTCGGCCGGACGGCGCCGCCCAGCGAGCCGGCGATCTCTCGCTGA
- a CDS encoding B12-binding domain-containing radical SAM protein, producing the protein MKICLIAPRNPESFWTFDRILPSLGKRCAFPNLSLPTVAALTPPGHEIVCCDENVEPIDWDTDADIVGITGYVVHKTRMFQIIEEFRRRGKFVVAGGPFASLCPEELRGRVDVLFVDEAEYTWPQFIRDFEAGSWQAEYRQDEKPSMLDSPLPRFDLLKVGRYRSMAIQFARGCPFNCDFCDIIVMYGRRPRTKSVAQVMTEVGEIHRLGVRNIFVVDDNFIGNKKEAKRLLIALAEWQTARGYPVEFMTEVSLNVAQDDELLALMKRAHFATIFVGIESPRKASLESTGKTQNMREDILTSVHRIQAAGIEVMAGMIVGFDGDDAEIFEEQFRFIQDARIPISMTGMLNAVPKTPLYDRLKKAGRLIAESVGDQFVFTNIVPKGMSRLELYEGYRRLLERLYDYGNYRRRSMALILGRGARDGSRLVAARGDLALFLRIVWACVLNASPRRAWLTVSMILETALRRPRRVRDAVTLALMHKHLYEYSRHTATRLEALIRELRELPAAGLLPLAEAKPDPS; encoded by the coding sequence GTGAAGATCTGCCTGATCGCGCCGAGGAATCCCGAGTCCTTCTGGACCTTCGACCGTATCCTGCCGAGCCTCGGGAAGCGCTGTGCCTTCCCGAACCTCTCGCTGCCCACGGTGGCGGCGCTCACGCCGCCGGGTCACGAGATCGTCTGCTGCGACGAGAACGTCGAGCCCATCGACTGGGACACTGACGCCGACATCGTGGGGATCACCGGCTACGTGGTCCACAAGACGCGCATGTTCCAGATCATCGAGGAGTTCCGCCGGCGCGGGAAGTTCGTGGTGGCCGGCGGACCCTTCGCCTCGCTCTGCCCCGAGGAGTTGCGCGGGCGCGTGGACGTGCTCTTCGTGGACGAGGCCGAGTACACCTGGCCGCAGTTCATCCGGGACTTCGAGGCGGGCTCGTGGCAGGCGGAGTACCGGCAGGACGAGAAGCCGAGCATGCTGGACTCGCCGCTGCCGCGCTTCGATCTCCTCAAGGTCGGGCGCTACCGCAGCATGGCCATCCAGTTCGCCCGCGGCTGCCCCTTCAACTGCGACTTCTGCGACATCATCGTCATGTACGGCCGCCGCCCCCGGACCAAGTCGGTCGCGCAGGTCATGACCGAGGTGGGGGAGATCCACCGGCTCGGGGTGCGGAACATCTTCGTCGTGGACGACAACTTCATCGGCAACAAGAAAGAAGCCAAGAGGCTCCTCATCGCCCTCGCCGAATGGCAGACCGCCCGCGGGTACCCCGTGGAGTTCATGACCGAGGTATCGCTGAACGTGGCGCAGGACGACGAGCTGCTGGCCCTCATGAAGCGGGCCCACTTCGCGACCATCTTCGTGGGCATCGAGTCTCCGCGCAAGGCGAGCCTCGAGTCCACCGGGAAGACCCAGAACATGCGGGAGGACATCCTCACCTCGGTCCACCGCATCCAGGCCGCCGGCATCGAGGTCATGGCCGGCATGATCGTCGGGTTCGACGGCGACGACGCGGAGATCTTCGAGGAGCAGTTCCGCTTCATCCAGGACGCCCGCATCCCCATCTCCATGACGGGCATGCTCAACGCGGTGCCGAAGACTCCGCTCTACGACCGGCTCAAGAAGGCGGGGCGCCTCATCGCCGAGTCTGTGGGCGACCAGTTCGTCTTCACCAACATCGTGCCGAAGGGGATGTCGCGGCTCGAGCTGTACGAGGGGTACCGGCGGCTCCTCGAGCGGCTCTACGACTACGGCAACTACCGCCGCCGCTCCATGGCGCTGATCCTGGGGCGGGGGGCGCGCGACGGCTCCCGGCTCGTGGCGGCGCGCGGGGACCTGGCGCTCTTCCTCCGGATCGTCTGGGCCTGCGTGCTCAACGCCTCGCCCCGGCGCGCCTGGCTGACGGTGTCGATGATCCTCGAGACCGCTCTCCGGCGTCCGCGCCGCGTCCGTGACGCCGTGACGCTGGCGCTGATGCACAAGCACCTCTACGAGTACTCCCGCCACACGGCCACGCGGCTGGAGGCGCTGATCCGCGAGCTCCGGGAGCTGCCGGCCGCGGGGCTTCTGCCCCTGGCCGAGGCGAAGCCCGACCCCTCGTAG
- a CDS encoding DUF4149 domain-containing protein: MSLSLVVRWLHVLAAVTWIGGMFFIALVLVPVTRRLEDPALRSRLVHELGLRFRTVGWIAIGVLVATGLVNLWLYSFLLASPRFHWKLGLVILALILSAFHDFVLGPRAGAPGAHPSARSRASWLARINVLVTLAIVMLGLALLRA, encoded by the coding sequence ATGTCCCTGTCCCTCGTCGTCCGCTGGCTTCACGTCCTGGCCGCGGTCACCTGGATCGGGGGCATGTTCTTCATCGCGCTGGTGCTCGTCCCCGTCACCCGGAGGCTCGAGGATCCCGCGCTCAGGAGCAGGCTCGTCCACGAGCTGGGCCTGCGCTTCCGCACCGTGGGCTGGATCGCCATCGGCGTGCTCGTCGCGACGGGCCTGGTCAACCTCTGGCTCTACTCCTTCCTGCTGGCCTCGCCTCGCTTCCATTGGAAGCTCGGCCTCGTCATCCTGGCGCTGATCCTGAGCGCCTTCCACGACTTCGTTCTGGGCCCCCGCGCCGGCGCCCCGGGCGCACACCCCTCCGCGCGGAGCCGCGCCTCGTGGCTGGCGCGGATCAACGTGCTGGTGACGCTGGCCATCGTCATGCTCGGCCTCGCCCTCCTCCGCGCCTGA
- a CDS encoding sigma-54-dependent Fis family transcriptional regulator has translation MSAERTDHVILVAEDDARTRESLSRAMTRAGYRTLTAPDGASALALLATEPVDVLLTDLKMPRGDGLAVLERVRADFPDTIVVILTAFGTVDVAVEAMKKGAYDFLTKPIHLEKLELLLHHALESRRLAQENRELKLRLRETAGLKHLLGRSAPMQRLREAIQQVAATDAAVLVLGETGTGKELVAHAIHYGGRRADRPFVKVSCAALPEGLLESELFGHERGAFTGAQDRRKGRFELAHGGTLFLDEVGDMSPPTQAKLLRVLQEQEFERVGGGETLRVDVRVIAATNRDLEGLVAEGAFRDDLFYRLNVVPLPVPPLRDRAEDIPVLLAHFLRVFAERWGKSVPEVTSDALALLCRYAWPGNVRELQHVTESMLVFSKGGPITAPDLPAAVRGDERTAEAGERAPSATLRELERQAIARTLLATGGNRRKTAEILGIGLKTLYRKIQEFALP, from the coding sequence ATGAGCGCTGAGCGGACGGACCACGTCATCCTCGTGGCCGAGGACGACGCCCGGACCCGGGAGAGCCTGAGCCGGGCCATGACGCGGGCCGGGTACCGAACCCTGACGGCGCCGGACGGCGCGAGCGCGCTGGCCCTCCTGGCGACGGAGCCCGTTGACGTCCTCCTCACTGACCTCAAGATGCCCCGTGGCGACGGCCTGGCAGTCCTGGAGCGGGTGCGCGCCGACTTCCCCGACACCATCGTGGTCATCCTCACCGCCTTCGGAACGGTGGACGTCGCCGTCGAGGCCATGAAGAAGGGCGCCTACGATTTCCTCACGAAGCCGATCCACCTGGAGAAGCTGGAGCTGCTCCTCCACCACGCCCTCGAGTCCCGGAGGCTGGCCCAGGAGAATCGCGAGCTGAAGCTGCGCCTGCGCGAGACGGCCGGCCTCAAGCATCTCCTCGGGAGGTCGGCGCCGATGCAGCGCCTGCGAGAGGCGATCCAGCAGGTCGCCGCCACCGACGCGGCGGTGCTGGTCCTCGGCGAGACCGGGACCGGGAAGGAGCTGGTGGCCCACGCCATCCACTACGGAGGCCGCCGGGCCGACCGCCCCTTTGTGAAGGTGTCCTGTGCCGCCCTGCCCGAGGGGCTGCTCGAGTCGGAGCTGTTCGGCCACGAGCGGGGCGCCTTCACCGGCGCCCAGGATCGGAGGAAGGGCCGCTTCGAGCTGGCCCACGGGGGCACGCTGTTCCTGGACGAGGTGGGCGACATGAGCCCCCCGACCCAGGCCAAGCTCCTTCGCGTCCTCCAAGAGCAGGAGTTCGAGCGGGTGGGGGGCGGCGAGACGCTCCGGGTCGATGTCCGGGTCATCGCGGCGACGAACCGCGACCTGGAGGGCCTGGTCGCCGAGGGCGCGTTCCGCGACGACCTCTTTTACCGGCTCAACGTCGTTCCCCTCCCCGTGCCGCCGCTGCGTGATCGGGCCGAGGACATTCCCGTGCTGCTGGCTCACTTCCTCCGCGTCTTCGCCGAGCGGTGGGGGAAGTCGGTCCCCGAGGTGACCAGCGACGCGCTGGCGCTCCTCTGCCGCTACGCCTGGCCCGGCAACGTCCGCGAGCTCCAGCACGTCACCGAATCGATGCTCGTCTTCTCGAAGGGGGGGCCCATCACCGCCCCCGATCTTCCCGCCGCCGTGCGGGGCGACGAGCGAACCGCCGAGGCGGGCGAGCGCGCGCCGAGCGCTACGCTGCGCGAGCTGGAGCGCCAGGCCATCGCGCGGACGCTGTTGGCGACCGGGGGGAACCGGCGGAAGACCGCCGAGATCCTGGGCATCGGCCTCAAAACGCTCTACCGCAAGATCCAGGAGTTCGCCCTCCCGTAG
- a CDS encoding glucose 1-dehydrogenase, whose translation MNGSTTLRGKAALVTGAGRGIGRAIAVALAQAGAQVAVLDILADNAESVRREVEAWGVKGLAVAVDLTKRAEVERAVAEVVGQFGQLDIVVNNAGWDKMEMFLDSEEETWDKIIAINFKSVLYVCKAALPHLVKRGAGRVISIASDAGRAGSTGESVYSGTKGAIIAFSKTLAREMARHQVTVNVVCPGLTETPLLQGIRAQSEKTARVIDAVTRAIPLGRVGQPEDIAGAVAFLASPAAAFITGQTLSVSGGLTMA comes from the coding sequence ATGAACGGCAGCACGACGCTCAGGGGGAAGGCGGCCCTGGTGACAGGCGCCGGGCGCGGCATCGGCCGCGCCATCGCGGTGGCCCTCGCGCAGGCGGGGGCGCAAGTGGCGGTGCTCGACATCCTGGCGGACAATGCGGAGAGCGTGCGGCGGGAGGTCGAGGCGTGGGGCGTGAAGGGGCTGGCGGTGGCCGTCGATCTCACGAAGCGCGCCGAAGTGGAGCGCGCGGTGGCCGAGGTGGTAGGACAGTTCGGCCAGCTCGACATCGTGGTGAACAACGCCGGCTGGGACAAGATGGAGATGTTCCTCGACAGCGAGGAAGAGACCTGGGACAAGATCATCGCCATCAACTTCAAGAGCGTCCTCTACGTCTGCAAGGCAGCGCTGCCGCACCTGGTGAAGCGCGGTGCGGGGCGGGTGATCAGCATCGCCTCGGATGCCGGGCGGGCGGGGTCCACGGGGGAGAGCGTGTACTCTGGCACCAAGGGGGCCATCATCGCCTTCTCGAAGACGCTGGCCCGGGAGATGGCGCGCCACCAGGTCACGGTGAACGTCGTGTGCCCCGGCCTCACCGAGACGCCGTTGCTCCAGGGAATCCGGGCGCAGTCCGAGAAGACGGCGCGGGTGATCGACGCCGTCACCCGCGCCATCCCGCTGGGACGGGTGGGCCAGCCCGAGGACATCGCCGGCGCCGTGGCTTTCCTCGCGTCCCCCGCGGCGGCCTTCATCACTGGCCAGACGCTCAGCGTCTCCGGTGGCCTCACGATGGCCTGA
- a CDS encoding amidohydrolase: MSDRPQAIDIMYYVATPEFMAKWADAKKGELVCRMERAIGSLPQFESIPTMLKKMDEAGVEKVFITQTKMWSYWNKWMYMDTTLEEVTQYTEKYPDRFVGLAGYNPFRIKESLAEIELAVKKHNFKGVYVHIYGFDIPLHDRKMYPLYGKCVELDVPVSMQVGHVLESMPSEHARPMYLDQVACDFPTLRILGAHTGWPWVEELISVCYKWDNVWFGVDAWMPKYLKPEILNFINSRMGMDRAVWGTNGLPWKESLDQVDGLGLRPEARQKLIRDNARELFKI; the protein is encoded by the coding sequence ATGAGCGATCGACCGCAGGCCATCGACATCATGTACTACGTGGCGACGCCGGAGTTCATGGCCAAGTGGGCCGACGCCAAGAAGGGTGAGCTCGTCTGCCGCATGGAGCGCGCCATCGGCAGCCTGCCCCAGTTCGAGTCCATTCCGACGATGCTCAAGAAGATGGACGAAGCCGGGGTCGAGAAGGTGTTCATCACGCAGACCAAGATGTGGTCGTACTGGAACAAGTGGATGTACATGGACACGACGCTCGAGGAGGTGACGCAGTACACCGAGAAGTATCCGGACCGCTTCGTGGGGCTGGCGGGCTACAACCCCTTCCGCATCAAGGAGAGCCTGGCGGAGATCGAGCTGGCCGTGAAGAAGCACAACTTCAAGGGCGTGTACGTCCACATCTACGGCTTCGACATCCCGCTGCACGACCGGAAGATGTACCCGCTGTACGGGAAGTGCGTGGAGCTGGACGTGCCGGTGTCGATGCAGGTCGGGCATGTGCTCGAGTCCATGCCGAGCGAGCACGCCCGGCCGATGTACCTCGACCAGGTCGCCTGTGACTTCCCGACCCTGCGCATCCTGGGCGCCCACACCGGTTGGCCGTGGGTCGAGGAGCTGATCAGCGTCTGCTACAAGTGGGACAACGTGTGGTTCGGGGTGGACGCCTGGATGCCCAAGTACCTCAAGCCCGAGATCTTGAACTTCATCAACAGCCGCATGGGCATGGACCGGGCGGTGTGGGGCACCAACGGGCTGCCGTGGAAGGAGAGCCTCGACCAGGTGGACGGGCTGGGCTTGCGGCCGGAAGCCCGGCAGAAGCTGATCCGGGACAACGCCAGGGAGCTGTTCAAGATCTGA
- a CDS encoding hemerythrin domain-containing protein — protein sequence MPLPTQILIEEHRVILHALDTLARGADHLRAGGALPDAWWEELVEWFRAFADRNHHAKEEAALFPALVKHGVPQEGGPVGVMLEEHRQGRALIVAMAAGDPLQRADKARQYVILLRQHIDKENDILFPMADEALDDGAKRAVGRQFEAIKAEQGKTASMAWAEGVVSRLAAALG from the coding sequence ATGCCGCTGCCGACCCAGATTCTGATCGAGGAGCACCGCGTGATCCTGCACGCGCTGGACACCCTTGCCCGCGGCGCCGACCACCTCCGTGCCGGCGGGGCGCTGCCGGACGCCTGGTGGGAGGAGCTGGTGGAGTGGTTCCGCGCCTTCGCGGACCGGAACCACCACGCCAAGGAGGAGGCGGCGCTGTTCCCGGCGCTGGTGAAGCACGGAGTCCCGCAGGAGGGAGGGCCGGTGGGCGTCATGCTGGAGGAACACAGGCAGGGGCGGGCCCTCATCGTCGCCATGGCGGCAGGGGACCCACTGCAGCGGGCGGACAAGGCCCGGCAGTACGTGATACTCCTGCGGCAGCACATCGACAAGGAGAACGACATCCTCTTCCCGATGGCGGACGAGGCGCTGGACGACGGGGCGAAGCGTGCCGTCGGGCGCCAGTTCGAGGCCATCAAGGCGGAGCAGGGCAAGACCGCCTCCATGGCCTGGGCCGAGGGCGTCGTGAGCCGGTTGGCCGCCGCGCTTGGCTAG
- a CDS encoding enoyl-CoA hydratase/isomerase family protein → MSDGRFIRYSDEGEVVRITLARPPLNILTIDMIEELGQTIEAAGERPGVKALVFAAQGKAFCAGVAVEDHIGDRAKAMIDAFHGVFRRLHAVDCLTVAAVQGAALGGGAELATFCDVVVATEDASFGQPEVKVGVFPPIAAAHYPKRVGLARTLRLLLSGETIRAEEALRIGLVDRVVAPDALTAAIAEELARVTPQSAVVLRLTKRAVKETLGVGFEEGLGALEELYHTELMTTEDAEEGLRAFVEKRKPVWKNR, encoded by the coding sequence ATGAGCGACGGCCGCTTCATCAGGTACTCGGACGAGGGCGAGGTGGTCCGAATCACGCTGGCGCGCCCCCCGCTCAACATCCTCACGATCGACATGATCGAGGAGCTGGGCCAGACCATCGAGGCTGCCGGAGAACGCCCCGGCGTCAAGGCGCTGGTCTTCGCGGCCCAGGGGAAGGCCTTCTGCGCGGGAGTGGCCGTGGAGGACCACATCGGCGACCGCGCCAAAGCCATGATCGACGCTTTCCACGGCGTCTTCCGGCGGCTCCACGCCGTGGACTGCCTCACCGTGGCGGCGGTGCAGGGCGCGGCGCTGGGCGGGGGCGCCGAGCTGGCGACCTTCTGTGACGTGGTCGTCGCGACGGAGGACGCGAGCTTCGGTCAACCGGAGGTGAAGGTGGGCGTCTTTCCCCCGATCGCGGCGGCGCACTATCCGAAGCGCGTGGGGCTGGCGCGAACGCTCCGGCTGCTGCTGTCGGGCGAGACCATCAGGGCGGAGGAAGCGCTCCGCATCGGGCTCGTGGACCGCGTGGTCGCCCCCGACGCCCTGACGGCCGCCATCGCCGAGGAGCTGGCCCGGGTGACTCCGCAGAGCGCCGTCGTCCTGCGGCTCACCAAGCGCGCGGTGAAGGAGACCCTGGGTGTGGGCTTCGAGGAGGGGCTCGGTGCGCTCGAGGAGCTCTACCACACCGAGCTCATGACGACGGAGGACGCGGAGGAGGGCCTGCGCGCCTTCGTCGAGAAGCGCAAGCCGGTCTGGAAGAACCGGTGA